The Artemia franciscana chromosome 9, ASM3288406v1, whole genome shotgun sequence region GCCACACTTATCTCTTGCTATTACGAATGAAATAATTTCACTAAGGTGGTAAGAAATGGCATTAGTACTCTTTCTCACCAGGCAGTCCTCATTGAGGGCACACATCTCCCAAAGTTTAGCTTTTGCATCCTTCACTTCATTTACATTAGCTAAAAAGTGACTTCCATATTTCTTGATCATGTCAATATCAACACCATTCAATAAGTATTGCAGAGGACATATATAGAAACCTCGGTTGCAAGTAGCACCTTTTGATTTAGTGAAGTAAATTAGTCACTTTGGGAGCATACTCCTGTGAAAATGggtaattcatttattttatggcCACTACCCCCGGGACTGGAGGTCATCTCAACCTCGAggtcataattttttgatccAGTACTTTGGGGCTACGGCGGTGCCTGTAGGTTAAGGGGGACGGGAGAGAGCTCTTAACTGCTCTTGGAAAGTGTGCTATTGCTTCTAATTTCCGCTCAAATCATCCGAAGTTTCTAGGACCATGCCTTCCATATGGTCAGaacgaaaaaaatataagtatacATGCCAATCACTTGGCTCTTTACTAAGGTAAATCCGTTCTGTTTCCACTGATGTGGGTAAATGCCTACATGATTTTGCAAAAAGATACCCTCAAGGAAATTGTTaggtaatatttattttgtattttagagttttcaGAAGTATTAGAAGTCGCTTTTTAGAACAAAACACACTGAGGAAGTAGAAGTACTTTGTTTAATGTAGCTTTAAATTTTAGGGTAAGTGACATCTGGATAGAAGCTTCGATGCAAGAAAAAGATTTAGAAGAAATATTAGATCTCCTCCAGCTACTACAAGTTGATACAATCCATCGAGATTGGACACGGAAAGTATGGGACGAAGATTTTCAACTGAGTGCCATTGAGGATCTGTCACTACCATATGACTCATTTGTGGTTGATAATTGTCTCATTGACACattagaaaaattacaaaaagccCTCAAAAAAGAGATTCAGAGCAACAAAAGGGTTTCATTTGCTTCTACAATTGGTGTAAATTTTTCTGATATTGATCATGAACAAAATTCAGATCTTTGTCCTAATGATCTTTTTAAACATTTACCAAGCAAACAGATAGAAATGAGACGATTGCTTGCACTTTTGAGTTATCTTTTTGAACTTGGAAGAAAAGACGAAAGTGATGAATGTCAAAGAACTAGTTTGGTTTCCATATCCATTTATTATCTACTTCTATCAATGCGGGGAAGCTCAGCATACTTGGTTTTTGTTGATTCCCTTTTTATTCAATCGcttggtattttaaaatattttagttccCGAGAAATGTTTAATGAACTGTCCAGACCATTGATAAACATGCAGCTTATGCTAAGCCGTTATAAACTGAAAGGTAGAAGAGAAATCATCCAAAATATTGTCGAATTTTTTATCGAAATTGCCAGTTTAGAGCCTACACGTGCTTGTCTAAGTGAAgaagatttttcaatttctactACAAATCCCTTTATTCtctgttatcaaaatttaagattgcTTATGAATGATATGCACGGTAGTCCGTTTGAGACAATAAAAGAAACTATGAGCTGTGTATTTCCAATTATTCTTGGCACTGGGAAAAATAACAAAGTGTCTGAGAGCATTCGGACTAGGAGTATTAGCTTTGTTGCACTGTTGACAGATTGCGGTGGTACCTTTGGAAAGAAAGCTGTTGTTTCTTTTATTCAGTTGCTTTGCTTGCACGTCGAAGATAAAGTAGATTCAAGGAAACGTGCTACTGACACAATATTTATCCTTTTGAGACTTATCCCCAATGAACTCCTTctaaagacgatgaaatggtTGATGCTCATGACTTTTCATAACACTGTATCATTACGGTCTTATGCCCTAGAAATTGTGACCAAAATCGCCACAGATGAATCTATTATTCATTTCTTGATGAGTGCTTTTGATGAAGAGGTAacgtatttcaaagaaaatgaacaGCAGTCAGCTCCACTGAGAATGACAGATGATgctgaccagcaatcaattccGCAAAGGTCAACAGATGATGCTCCCTCTGCTAATTTAGAGGAAGAAGAAGATACCCGGGTTCAAACATTTCATGGATCTATTGATATTCCTGAACTGATTTTAGGAACTATACTAGGAAAAATGTGGGACGCTGCTCCAAGTGTTCGTGCAAGGTGTATGGGCTCAGTTTTATTATGTCTAACTAGTAATGTTGCAGTTATAAGGAAGAAACTAAGCCTTTTCCTTAGAAGCTCTGAAGGTAAATTACCTCATAACAACTTTTGTAAGGAACCAGTGGATATTTGCAAAGGGTTGATTGATAATGAGGAAATTGCAAATTGCTTTCCAGACATTGAAGACTTTTTGTTCAGCTTAATCACTTCACTGACTGAGAAAACAGTCAAGGAAAGAAAGCAAGCATTGGAAttgttgttcaaaataattgagGTTGAAGATTGCTTCCTCAATACTACTTTTGTCAAGGTATGCTTTACTTAATATATATTCATCTTAATTCTTCAAAAGGGCTTATCACTGTCCAAATAAATactgcttcaatttttttttaaagtgaaactattagttacaattttattttaaacatatttataGGATTTTTAAACACCTTGGAATTTAGATTCAATTCTATGAAtcctaaaatattataaatttagaGGTGTTTGTGACAAAGAACCAtggttcaaattttaatgagctttcctttttatttttatttttttaagagtgaTGCTATGATTCGAAAAACTTATTTAGTTAAAGTTGTTTCGAAATATTGGTTTTTCTAAGTTATAGCTGATAATTTTCGGCATTTAAATCCTAAATAATTTGCTATTCTATATTTAATGCGCGTGACTCCTCCTCGAATACCTTTATCCTTTCTAAAATAGTAGTAGGCTTCCCAGCtcttttagctttctttttcatctttctttttcCGTGTAGGTTCTTTGTTATGTCTTAAATAGTTTTCTTACAAGTTTAAACAAGTTTAAGTTTAAACAAGACTTACTTTTCTTGGAAACTTGAACTGTTGCAATAATCtttggtgtttttttgtttattaaatgtCTTGGTGTTTATAATTtagctcctttttttcattatttaaacgTCATAGCTTTTCACTTCTTGAGACTAGCTTTATTGaatattagaaataagctaTAGGTACACTAAGCAATAGAAGTTGCAAACTGATCACCCCAAAGATGATCGTGGTTTATAGTTAAGATCTGTTCAAATGTCGATACTTTAAAACTTGACAATGacatttagataaaaaaaaaactttctaatcTGACAGTTTCTAAATTGACAGTCTAATCTTGAACATTATACATTAAGCATGATACAGTGAATTAGTGTcaattgtattgtattgtatgagattaatgacgcttcttgactactaaggtcccttgCGCCGGCCCTGCaatgcattcctgcagcatgaaaaaaaagtcctcCCCGGCGGGGAATCGAACCCCGGTCTCCCGCGTGACAGGCGGGGATACTGACCACTATACTACCGAGGACATATCAGTGCAAATCCTCCAAGTACGAAATGTTTTTGACTTAACACAGCTGCTACCCCAACTGATGCAGCCGAACTtcgcttttttttattggtcaCGTCTTTGTTTTCCTGTAGTAGACTCAGTTCTAGtagaaaacaaattacattaacCAGATGCTAATTTTACGTGCTCAATGTGAATTTTATTGGCCTTTCAGCCAAAATACTTGCT contains the following coding sequences:
- the LOC136031197 gene encoding uncharacterized protein LOC136031197, which encodes MQEKDLEEILDLLQLLQVDTIHRDWTRKVWDEDFQLSAIEDLSLPYDSFVVDNCLIDTLEKLQKALKKEIQSNKRVSFASTIGVNFSDIDHEQNSDLCPNDLFKHLPSKQIEMRRLLALLSYLFELGRKDESDECQRTSLVSISIYYLLLSMRGSSAYLVFVDSLFIQSLGILKYFSSREMFNELSRPLINMQLMLSRYKLKGRREIIQNIVEFFIEIASLEPTRACLSEEDFSISTTNPFILCYQNLRLLMNDMHGSPFETIKETMSCVFPIILGTGKNNKVSESIRTRSISFVALLTDCGGTFGKKAVVSFIQLLCLHVEDKVDSRKRATDTIFILLRLIPNELLLKTMKWLMLMTFHNTVSLRSYALEIVTKIATDESIIHFLMSAFDEEVTYFKENEQQSAPLRMTDDADQQSIPQRSTDDAPSANLEEEEDTRVQTFHGSIDIPELILGTILGKMWDAAPSVRARCMGSVLLCLTSNVAVIRKKLSLFLRSSEGKLPHNNFCKEPVDICKGLIDNEEIANCFPDIEDFLFSLITSLTEKTVKERKQALELLFKIIEVEDCFLNTTFVKIAAQNCRDPSVIIRQASLILLTDLLMKKPCIATRNAWIQNILPATEDREEKIVKQAVEVIFLCPKKKSIYLLLFFALTEGKYGILCKNNIKIKI